GGTCAGCCGCCTGCTGAAGGACCTGGAGCGGGGCGGCTACCTGGAGCTCGGCGTCAAGCGCATCACGCTGCGACGCAAGCTGCCGGCCCGCTGGTAGCCTGCAGCCGACTCAGACGGCAGCAGGCAGCCGTGCGTTGCCGGTCGCGGCATCGCACTCCGCCAACTGCACCTTGTAGACGTGCACCGGGTCGCGCACGTGCCGCAGCCGGTGCATGCCGCAATCCACCACCCGCGCCGGGATGCCGTCGCCGAGCAGGGTGCGCAGGTCGGCGCTGATACAGATCTCGTCCGGCGTGGCCAGTTGCAGCAGGCGGTACGCCAGGTTGACGCCGCAACCATAGATGTCGTATTCGTCGGCGACGAACTGCGCGAAATGGGCCGCGATGCGCAGGTGCAGTTGGTCTTCCTGGCGCAATTCCGCGTTGGCCGCCGCGCAGGAGCGCTGCATGCCGAAAGCGGCCTGGATGGCTTGCAGGGGACCGCTGAACTCGATCAACAGCCCGTCGCCCGTGCTCTTGTGGATGCGGCCCGCGAACGCCGGCAGCACCTCTTCCCGGATCTCGCGCACGAACCGCTGCCAGCGCAGGATGTAGCCGCTTTCATCGACTTCCATCAGCCGGACCGACTCGACCACGTCGAGCACCAGGATGACCCCGGTCAGCTGGACGGTGTCGGGCGGGAGTGCGGGGCTCATGGCGCGGGCGGCGTGGCGACGGATGAGTTCGGATTGTCACTTTCGCGACCTCCGGCGCAATCCCGCACGTCCGCCTTCCGTCGGAGTGGCACGGTCCACCCCCGTCAGAAATGACAGGGGTGCTGACAAAAGCCGGGTTCAGCGGGGCGCTGTCAGCACGCCGCGCCGCATCTGGTCCAGCTCCATGGTCTCGAACAGCGCCTTGAAGTTGCCCTCCCCGAAGCCCTGGTTGCCCTTGCGCTGGATGAACTCGAAGAAGATCGGGCCCAGCTGGTTCTCGCTGAAGATCTGCAGCAGCAGCTCGCCGGGCTCGCCGTCGACCAGGATGTTGCGCTGCTTCAAGCCCTCCAGGTCCTCCTGCAGGTCGGGAATCCGCCGGGGCAGCAGCTCGTAGTAGGTCTCGCTGGTGGTCAGCAGCTTGACGCCGGCCAGCTGCAGCGCGTCCACCGTCTCGTAAAGATCGGTCGAACCCAGGGCGATGTGCTGGATGCCCTCGCCGCGGTACAGGTCCAGGTACTCCTGGATCTGGCCGGCCTTGTCGTTGCCTTCCTCGTTGATCGGGATGCGGATCTTGCCGCACGGGCTGGTCATGGCCTTGCTCTTGACGCCGGTCGCCTGGCCCTCGATGTCGAAGTAGCGGATCTCGCGGAAGTTGAACAGCCGCTCGTAGAACTCCGACCACTCGGCCATGCGCCCGCGGTGCACGTTGTGCGTCAGGTGGTCGATGTAGGTCAGGCCATGCCCGCGCGGGTCCAACGCTTCCTGCGCGCCGATGCCGGGCAGGGGCTCGAAGTCCACGTCGTAGAAGCCGATGTTGCCGATGTCGCCCTGGCGCGCGCCGTTCTTGCCGCGCCAGCGGTCCACCAGGTAGATCAGGCTGTCGCCGATGCCCTTGATGGCCGGGATGTTCAACTCGCCCGGGCCGGCCTGGCCGGCGTAGCCCCAGGCGCCGAGCGACACGGCGCGTTCGTACGCGGCCTTGGCGTCCTGCACCCGGAAGGCGATCGCGCAGATGCTGGGGCCGTGCTGGCGCGCGAAGCGCTGGGCGAAGGAGTCCGGTTCCGCATTGACGATGAAGTTGATGCCGCCCTGCCGGTACAGCACCACATTCTTGTGGCGGTGCCGGGCGATGGCGCGAAAACCCATGCGCTCGAACAGCTCGCCCATCGCCCCCGGATCGGGCGCGGCGTACTCGATGAACTCGAAGCCATCGGTCCCCATCGGGTTGTCCCAGCCGGGGGCGGCCTGGGTGGCTAGGGCGGGCAGTGCGGCATTCATGTGGGCAGCTTCCAAGGGATAACGGAGGCCGCCACTGTAGGTGCAGGGCACCTCAATATTCCGCCGATCCACGGCTCGAAATGACCGTAGTGAGCAGTAAAATTGCGTCATGGCCGATGTTGCCGCACTTGACAAGCTGGACAAGGCGATCCTGCGGGCCCTGCAGCGCAACGGCCGGGAGACCTACGACCTGATCGGCGAGCAGGTCGGCCTGTCGGCCAGCGCCGTGCTGCGCCGGGTCAAGCGGCTGGAGGAGGCCGGCGTGATCGAGCGCTACGTCGCCCTGGTGCGGCCGGAGGCCGTCGGGCTGGGCCTGACCGCGTACATCAATGTGCGGCTGGAAAAGCACACCGAGAGCCACAAGCGCAACCCGATGGACGTGTTCCGCGCCAGCGTGCAGGGCTGGCCCGAGGTGGTCGAGTGCGCCGCGCTGACCGGCGAGATGGACTTCCTGCTGCGGGTCGTGGTGCAGGACATGAGCCACTACAGCCGCTTCATCCTGGACACGCTGCTCAAGCACCCGAGCGTGCAGGACTGCAAGACCAGCTTCGTGCTCGACAGCGTCAAGGCGACCACCGCCATGCCGGTCTAGCGGGGCCGCCCCTGGCTGAGCCTTCCGTGCTAGGTAGAACTACCTGTCCGGCTCGCGGGTGGTTGGTCCGCCGGCGAAAGCCCTTAAATTGGTTCCATGGCTGCCATGCATGAACCGGCCATCGTCCCGATCCGCTCGCTCGGGCCGCGCCACCGCGAACGCATCGCCGTGCACCTGCTGGCGCTGGATGCCAACGACCGCTACCTGCGGTTCGGCTACGCAGCGACCGACGAGCAGGTGCGCCACTACGTCGAGCAGCTCGATTTCGAGCACGACGAGATCTTCGGCATCTACAACCGCAAGCTCGAGCTGATCGCGATGGCGCACCTGGCGTTCTCGCGCGACCCCGAGGCCAGCCGCTGCGCCGAGTTCGGCGTCTCGGTGCTGGCCAAGGGCCGCGGCCGCGGCCTCGGCCGGCGCCTGTTCGATCGCGCCGCGATCCACGCCCGCAACGAAGGGGTGGACATGCTGTTCATCCATGCGCTCAGCGAAAACAAGGCCATGCTCAAGATCGCGAAGAACGCCGGCGCCCGGCTGGAGCGTTTCGGCAGCGAGACGGAAGCCCACCTGCGCTTGCCTCCCGCGACGCTCGAGACCCGCGTGAGTGCGCTGGTCGATGAGCAGCTGGCCCAGACCGACTACCGCCTCAAGCAGCAGGCACGCAGCTTCTGGACGTTCCTGGCCGGGCTGCAGGAAACCCGGCAGGGCGTGCGCCGGGGCCGGCACAAGTCCGGCAGCTGAGCGGGCGCGTATGGCCGCCGCCGGGCGCGGTGAAAAACGATTGCGCTATCCTATTCGTCCCCCAACTACCGCACGTCCTGCATCCCAAGGCTGTGTCCGACCCCCACCCTGCGCGATCCCCGGACAGGGAAGATCGCCGCACGTTCCTGCAGAAGGTCGCCGAGTTCATCCACCCGGGCCCCGACTCCCGCGATGAACTGATTTCCACCCTCGCCGACGCCGAAGACAACCAGGTCATCGACGCCGAGTCCCGCGTGATGCTCGAAGGCGTGATCCGCATGGCGGACCTCACGGCCGGCGACGTCATGGTGGCGGCGCCGAGGATGGACCTGATCGACATCGACTCGCGCTACGACGAGATCCTGCACCTGGTGATCGGCACTGCCCACTCGCGCTTTCCGGTGTTCGAGGGCGATCGCGAGAACATCATCGGCATCCTGCTGGCCAAGGACCTGCTCAAGCTGCAGCGGGCGCCGGAGCTGAACGTGCGCGCGCTGCTGCGCCCGGCCGTGTTCGTGCCCGAGAGCAAGGGGCTCAACGACCTGCTGCGCGAGTTCCGCGGCAACCGCAACCACCTGGCGGTGGTGGTCGACGAGTTCGGCCGCATTGCCGGGCTGATCACCATCGAGGACGTGCTCGAGCAGATCGTCGGCGAGATCGAGGACGAGTTCGACATCGGCGAGGAGGGCGGCGACATCTTCGCGCTGGCCGACCGCACCTGGCGCGTCAGCGGCGACACCGACATCGACCGGGTAGGCGAGGCTTTCGGCGTCACGCTGGCGCCGAGCGACGAGGAAGAGGAAGGCCGCTTCGAGACCATCGGCGGCCTGATCGCGCACGAGATGGGCCACGTGCCGCGCCGCGGCGAGAGCCACCGTATCGGCGGGCTCGATTTCGTCGTGCTGCACACCAAGGGCGGCGCCGTGCGCTGGTTCAAGGTGTCGCCGGCCGCCGCGGACGATCGCGCCGGGTGACACGCGCGGCCGCGCCCATGGTCGTGGGCGGGCTGGCGCCGCTCGCCGGACTGGCGCAGGCGTTCTCCATTGCCTGGCCCGCCACCGGCCAGCCCCTGTGGTGGCTGCAGCTCGCCTCGCTGGCGCTGTTCTGCGCGGCGCTGAATGCAACCGCCACGGTCCGGCAAGCTTTCTTCGCAGGCTGGCTGTTCGCCGTGGCCTGGCTGGCCGGCACCTTCTGGTGGCTGTTCATCTCCATGCACACCTACGGCGGGCTGGCGGCGCCGCTCGCGGCGCTCGCCGTGCTGGCGCTGGCCGCGTTCCTGGGGGCCTACTACGCCACCGCGGCCGCGGTGTTCCGCTGGTTGGCGCCGCGCGGCCTGATGGCTGGGGCGGCCGCCTTCGCGGCGCTGTGGCTGCTGGCGGAGCTGCTGCGCGCCGAGTGGTTCACCGGCTTTCCCTGGGGCGCCGGCGGCTATGCCCACGTCGACGGCCCCCTGGCCTTCCTGGCGCCCTGGACCGGCGCGTACGGCATCGGCCTGATCGCCGCTGCCGCGGCTTTCGCCCTGTCCCGGCTGCACGAAATGCGCCGCTCGCGCGGCTATTGGGCCGGCCTCGTCGGCGCGGCCTTGCTGCTGGCGGCCTGCGCCCAGGTGGATGCGCGGCATGGAGATGCCGCTGGCGAGCCCCTGTCGGTCACGCTGCTGCAAGGGAACATCCCGCAGGACGAGAAGTTCGAGTCCGGCAGCGGGGTGCCGCTGGCGCTGGACTGGTACGGCCAGCAGTTGCAGGCCAGCCGCTCCAGCCTGACGGTGGCGCCGGAAACGGCCATTCCGCTGCTGCCGCAGCAGCTGCCCGAAGGCTACCTGCAGGCCCTCGCCGCGCGCTTCGGCCAGGGCGGCCAGGCGGCGCTGGTCGGCATCCCGCTGGGCAGCTTCGAGCAGGGCTACACCAATTCGGTGGTGGGCCTCAAGCCCGGCGCCGACGCCTATCGCTACGACAAGCACCACCTGGTGCCCTTCGGCGAGTTCATCCCGCCGCTGTTCCGCTGGTTCACCGACCTGATGAACATCCCGCTGGGCGATTTCAACCGCGGCGCCGTCGGCCAGCCCTCGTTCGAATGGCAGGGCCAGCGCCTGGCGCCCAACGTCTGCTACGAGGACCTGTTCGGCGACGAACTGGCGGCGCGTTTCGCCGATCCGGCGCGCGCGCCGACGGTGTTCGTCAACGTGAGCAACATCGGCTGGTTCGGCAACACCATCGCGATCGACCAGCACCTGCACATCAGCCGCATGCGCGCCCTCGAATTCGCGCGGCCGGTGATCCGCGCCACCAACACCGGCGCCACCGCCATCATCGACCACCGCGGCCGCGTGACGCATGCGCTGGAGCGTTTCAGCCGGGGCGTGCTCACCGGCGAGGTGCAGGGGCGCGAGGGGGTGACGCCCTACGCGCAGTGGGCCGCGCGCCTGGGCCTGTGGCCGTTGTGGCTCCTCGGCCTTGCTCCTGCTTTCGCAGCGATGGTGCGGCTTCGCAGGAGAGCGGCCACTTAAAATCGGGCCAAATGCTCACCTTCCAGCAAATCATCCTCAAGCTGCAGGCCTACTGGGATGCCCAGGGTTGCGCGCTGCTGCAGCCGTACGACATGGAGGTGGGCGCCGGCACCTCGCACACCGCCACCTTCCTGCGCGCCATCGGTCCCGAGCCCTGGAAAGCTGCCTACGTGCAGCCCAGTCGCCGGCCCAAGGACGGCCGCTACGGCGAGAACCCCAACCGGCTGCAGCACTACTACCAGTACCAGGTGGTGCTCAAGCCGGCGCCGGCCGACATCCTGGAGCTGTACCTGGGCTCGCTGCAGGCGCTCGGCTTCGACCTGAAGAAGAACGACATCCGCTTCGTCGAGGACGACTGGGAGAACCCGACGCTGGGCGCCTGGGGCCTGGGCTGGGAGGTCTGGCTCAATGGCATGGAGGTGACGCAGTTCACCTACTTCCAGCAGGTCGGCGGCATCGACTGCAAGCCGGCCACCGGCGAGATCACCTACGGCCTGGAGCGCCTGGCCATGTACCTGCAGGGCGTGGACAACGTCTACGACCTGACCTGGACCGAGGGGCTGACGTACGGCGACGTCTACCTGCAGAACGAGCGCGAGCAGTCGGCCTACAACTTCGAGCACAGCGACGCGGAGTTCCTGTTCACCGCCTTCGGCGCCCACGAGAAGCAGGCGCAGCACCTGATGCAGCAGCAGCTGGCGCTGCCGGCCTACGAGCAGGTGCTCAAGGCCGCGCATTCGTTCAACCTGCTGGACGCGCGCGGGGCGATCAGCGTCACCGAGCGCGCCGCCTACATCGGCCGCATCCGCAACCTGGCGCGCAGCGTGGCCCAGAGCTACCTGCTCAGCCGCCAGCGACTGGGATTCCCGATGGCACCGAAGGCCTGGGCCGAGGCTGCCACCGCCAAGATGGTGGCCGACAAGCTGGTGGAGGCTGCGTGATGGCCACCGACAACCTGCTGGTCGAACTGCTGGTCGAGGAACTGCCGCCCAAGGCCCTGAAGAAGCTGGGCGAGGCGTTCGGCGCCACGCTGCTGGAGCAACTGAGGGCGCAGGGCCTGGCCGGCGAAGGCTCGGTGCTCACGCCCTATGCCTCGCCGCGCCGGCTGGCCGCGCACGTCACCCGGGTGGCGGACCGCGCCGCCGACAAGGCGGTGTCGCAGAAGCTGATGCCGGTCAGCGTCGGCTTGGATGCGCAGGGCCAGCCGACGCCGGCGCTGCTGAAGAAGCTGCAGGCGCTGGGGGCAGACGCCTCCGCCGTGGCAGGCCTCAAGCGCGTGATGGACGGCAAGGCCGAAGCCCTGTTCCATGAAAGCACGGCCCGCGGCGCGACGCTGGCCGAGGGTCTGCAAAAGGCCCTGGCCGAAGCGATCGCGCGCCTGCCGATTCCCAAGGTCATGACCTACCAGCTGGCCGACGGCTGGACCGACGTGAAGTTCGTGCGCCCGGCCCATGCGCTGGTGGCGCTGCACGGCAGCCAGGTAATCCCGGTCCAGGCGCTGGGCCTGCAGGCTGGCCGCGTGACCGAAGGCCATCGCTTCGAGTCGGCCGGCGCCGTTTCGGTGCCGGATGCGGACAGCTACGCCCGCGTGCTGCTGGAGCAGGGCGCGGTGATCGCCGGCTTCGAGGAGCGCCGCGCCGAGATCGCGCGCCAGCTCGCCGCCGTCGCCGCCCAGGTGGGCGAGGGCGCCCGCCCGATCGAGGACGACGCGCTGCTCGACGAAGTGACGGCGCTGGTCGAGCGCCCCAACGTGCTGGCCTGCGCCTTCGAGCGCGAGTTCCTGCAGGTGCCGCAGGAGTGCCTGATTCTCACGATGAAGGCCAACCAGAAGTACTTCCCGCTGCTGGACGCCCAGGGCCGGCTCACCCACCGCTTCCTGGTGGTGAGCAACATCCGCCCCGAGGACCCCGGCGCGGTGATCGGCGGCAACGAGCGCGTGGTGCGCCCGCGGCTGGCCGATGCCAAGTTCTTCTTCGACCAGGATCGCAAGAAGCCGCTCGAATCGCGGGTCGACGGCCTGGCCAAGGTCGTGTACCACAACAAGCTGGGCACCCAGGGCGAGCGCATCGAGCGCGTGCGCGCGCTGGCCAAGGTGATCGGCGCGCAGATGGGCAGCGACGAGCTGGCGGTGCACGCCGACAAGGCCGCGCGGCTGGCCAAGGCCGACCTGCTGACCGACATGGTGGGCGAGTTCCCCGAGCTGCAGGGCATCATGGGCCGCTACTACGCGCTGGCCGACGGCCTGCCGGCCGGGATGGCCGATGCGATCGAGGACCACTACAAGCCGCGCTTTGCCGGCGACAGCCTGCCGCGCGGCGACGTCGGCATCGCGGTGGCGCTGGCCGACAAGCTGGAGACCCTGGTCGGCCTGTTCTCGATCGGCCAGCTGCCCAGCGGCGACAAGGACCCGTTCGCGCTGCGCCGCCACGCGCTGGGCATCGTGCGCATACTGCTCGAGCGCGACCTGCCGCTGCAGATGGATCCGCTCATCGCCGAATCGCTGGCGCTGTTCCCGCAGGCGCCGGCCGGCACCGGCGCGCAACTGGCCGACTTCATCTACGACCGGCTGGCCGGCCTGCTGCGCGAGCAGGGCTACACGGCGCAGGAGGTCGATGCCGTGCTGTCGCTGCGGCCGCAGCGGCTGGGCGACGTGGTCAAGCGGCTGGCAGCGGTGCGCGCGTTCGCGGCCCTGCCCGAGGCGCCGGCGCTGGCCGCCGCCAACAAGCGCATCGGCAACATCCTGAAGAAGGCCGACGGTCCGGTGGATCCGCACGCCGCGGAAGGTCTGCTGCGCGAGGAGGCGGAGAAGGCGCTGTACGCCGCCATGCGCCAGACGGCGCCGGCGGCCCAGGCCCAGTTCGAGGCCGGCGACTACACCGCCTCGCTGCAGACGCTGGCGGCCTTGCGCGCCCCGGTCGATGCGTTCTTCGACGGCGTGATGGTCAACGCCGAGGAAACCGACCTGCGGCTGAACCGGCTGGGCCTGCTGGCGACGCTGCACCGGGCGATGAACCGCGTGGCCGACCTGTCGCGCCTGGCCGCCTGAGCCCGCAAGCCGCATGAAGCTCGTCATCCTCGACCGCGACGGCACCATCAATGCGGACAGCGACGAGTACATCAAGTCGCCGCAGGAGTGGGAGCCGCTGCCCGGCGCGCTGGAAGCGATCGCCCGCCTGAACCACGCCGGCTGGCACGTGGCGATCGCCTCCAACCAGTCGGGCCTGGGGCGCGGGCTGTTCGACGTGGCCACGCTCAACGCCATGAACGCCAAGATGCACAAGCTGCTGGCGGCCCATGGCGGCCGCGTCGATGCGATCTTCTATTGCCCGCACACGCCGGAGGACGGCTGCGGCTGCCGCAAGCCGCTGGCCGGCCTGTTCGAGCAGATCGGCGAGCGCTTCGGCGTCGAGCTCAAGGGCGTGCCGGCGGTCGGCGACAGCCTGCGCGACATGCAGGCGGCGGTGGCCGCCGGCTGCGAGCCGCACCTGGTGCTGACCGGCAAGGGCGCGCCCTATCGCGGCCAGCCCCTGCCGGACAGCTTCCCCGCCGACACCCGGGTGCACGAGGACCTGGCGGCGTTCGCCGAATACCTGGTGGGGCGGCCGGCGCCGCGCCCGCAGGCCTGATCCCATGGCGTTTGTTCGATCGGCGCTGCACGCGCTGTGGATGCTGGTGACGGTGGTGCCCTGGGCGCTGTGGATGGTGCTCGCCTCGATCTGGGCCAACGGCGAGCAGATGTACTGGAAGGCCGCGCGCTGGCTGCGCTGGCAGATCGGCGCGGCGCGCATCCTGTGCGGCATCGAGGTGCGCGTGACCGGCATGGAGCACCTGCCGGACGGCAAGACCAGCCCGGCGATCCTGCTGGTCAAGCACCAGTCCACGCTGGAGACCTTCCTGATGCCCACGCTGATGCCGCACCCGCTGGCCTACGTGTTCAAGCGCGAGCTGATCTACATCCCGTTCTTCGGCTGGGCGATCGGGCGCATGGACATGATCCACATCGACCGCCGCAAGCGCGCCCAGGCGTTCAACAGGGTGGTCGAACAGGGCAAGCGCCTGCTCGCGCAAGGCATCTGGATCATCATGTTCCCGGAAGGCACGCGCATCCCGCGCGGCCGGCAGGGCACCTACAAGACCGGCGGCACCCGGCTGGCGGTGGCCACCGGCGCGCCCGTGATCCCGATCGCGGTGAGCTCGGCCAAGGTCTGGCCGCGCAAGGCCTTCATCAAGCGACCCGGCCTGGTCGACGTCTCGATCGGCCGGCCGATTCCCAGCCAGGGGCGCGATCCCGACGAGCTGATGCGCCAGGTCGAGACCTGGATCGAAGCCGAGATGCGCCGGCTCGACCCCGAGGCCTACCGCTAGCGGCGCATCGCTGCCCGCAAGCGCGCTGCCTATACTGCCCGCCGTGCTGAAGTTCCTGCAGCTCACGCTCGATTTCCTCGATCCCGCGCCGGCGGCCTCCGCGCCTGCAAAGCCTGCCGTCCAACCGGCGCCGCTGCCCGAACCCGAGCCGGCCGCGCCGCCGGCCGAGCCGCTGGCGGCGGTGCTCGCCCCGGCCACCTTCCACCACCCGCGCGCCAACCGGCAGGCCACGCTGGGCGGCACCTTCGTGGCCTACGAGTTCCGCCGGCGGCGCCGCCGCAGCATCGGCTTTGTCGTCGGCGCCGAAGGCCTGACGGTCAGCGCGCCGAACTGGGTGCCGCTGCGCGAAGTCGATGCCGCGGTGCAGGAAAAATCCGGCTGGATCCTGGCCAAGCTGCAGGCCGCGCGCCAGCGCCAGGACAAGCTCGAATCGGCTCGCATCGAATGGAAGGACGGCGCCAGCTTCCCGTTCCTGGGCGAGCCGGTGATCGTGGTGCTGGACCCGCGCCGCGGCACCGGCGCCGTGCTGAACACCGACGCCCAGGCGCTGCCCGGCGTGCCGCGGCTGACGCTGCACGTCGGCCTGCCGCAGGACGCGGCGCCCGAGAAGATCCGCGACGTGGTGCAGGCCTGGCTGATGCGGCAGGCCCGGCGCCTGTTCACCGAGCGACTGGACCACTTCGCTCCGCTGCTGGCCGTGCAGTGGCGCAAGCTGGCGCTGAGCAACGCCGGCACGCGCTGGGGAACGGCCCACTCGGACGGCACCATCCGGTTGAACTGGCGGCTTGTGCATTTCCGCCTGCCGGTGATCGACTACGTGGTCGCGCACGAGCTGTCGCACCTGCGGGTGATGGACCACAGTCCGCGCTTCTGGGACACGGTCGCCACCGTGGTGCCGGACTACGCCCAGCTGCGCGGCCAGCTCAAGGACGAGGCGATACCGGGCTGGTGAACGGCGGGGCGAACGCCGCAGCCCTGCCGTCGCACCCGGCCGTCCGTCAGCCGGCGGCGAAGCGCCAGACGCCGTCGGCACCGCGCTCGCGCCGCAACCGGCCCTCGTACCAGAGCGCGTGCAGGTGGGCCACCGCTTCGCCCATGGCGAAGGTGGTCTGGTGCAGGTCGAGCTTGCGCTTGAACAGCACCGGCAGCATCTCGGCCGCCGTGCGCGGCCGCTCGGCGCAGGCCTGCAGCACATCGGCCAGCCGCTCGCGGTGGTGCTCATGCAACTGGTCGATGCGGCGGTGCAGGCCGGTGAAGGGCTTGCCGTGCGAGGGCAGCACCCGCGTGTCCTGCGGCAGCCGGCGCAGCCGCTCGATCGAAGACAGGAACAGCTGGAGCGGGTTGGACTCCGGCTCCACGTCGTAGACGCTGATGTTGGTGGAAATGCGCGGCAGCACCATGTCGCCGCTGATCAGCAGCTTCAGCTCCGGGCAGAACAGCGAGATGTGCTCGGGCGCGTGCCCGTAGCCGGCGATGCACTGCCAGTCGCGCCCGCCGATGCGGACCTGATCGCCGTCCTGCAGCCGCCGGAAGCTGCGCGGCACGTCCGGCACCATGCTCGGGTAGTAGCTGGCGCGCGCGCGGATCTTCTCGATCGATTCCGGGTCGCTGAGGCCATGCGAGGCGAAGAAATCGGCCGCGGCCGCGCCGCCGAAGCCGGTGGTGCTCTGCGAGGCGACCCGGGCGGCGTTGAAGTCGGTGGCGCTGATCCACAGCCGGCAGGTGTGCTCCGACGTGGTCCAGCGCTGGCACAGCCAGTGCGCCAGGCCGATGTGGTCGGGGTGCATGTGGGTGACCATCACGCGCAGCACCGGCAGGCCCTCCAGCGAGGAGGCGAACACCTCTTCCCACTGTGCCTTGGCTTCGTCGCGGGCGATGCAGCAGTCCACCACGGTCCAGCCGGCCTGCCCGTCCAGTTCGTCGCGCAGCAGCCAGAGGTTGATGTGGTCCAGGGCGAACGGCAACGCCATGCGGACCCAGCGCACACCCGGCGCGATCTCCAGCGTGCGCCCGGGCGCGGGCAGGGTGTCGCCCAGGGGGTAGTTCAGCTCGGCTTCTTGGAGATTCATGGAAAGGGGTCCTGCGGTACGGCGGAATTGACGTTGACGTAAACGTCAGATGTAATCGGCCATTCTAGGGACCCCGGCCGCGGGCCCCTGTCTCCCGCCGAACAGCCCTTCGAATGGCCACCACCTACACCATCAGCGACCTGGCGCGCGAGTTCGACCTCACCACCCGGGCGATGCGCTTCTACGAGGACATGGGGCTGCTGCAGCCCGAGCGCTCGGGGCCGGGCGGGCGCAACCGCGTCTACAGCGCGCGCGACCGCACCCGGCTGAAGCTGACGCTGCGCGCCAAGCGACTGGGTCTGTCGCTGTCGGAAGCGCGCGAGCTGATCGACATGTACGACAGCCCGCGCGACACCGGCCCGCAACTGCGCAAGTTCCTCGCCATCCTGGCCCAGCACCGCAAGCAGCTGGAAGAGCAGCTGGCCGACCTGCAGGCCAACCTGGACGAGGTCAAGGAGCACGAGCGGGAGGCCAAGGCCCTGCTGGGGCGCATCGGCAAAGAGGCGCCGCGGGCCCGGCAGGCATAATTGACGTTTACGTAAACGTCAACTCTTGCCCATGGCCAAACCCGATTTCAAGGCGCCGGATCCCGACTTCGAGGCCCGGGTTCGGGCCAGCTTCGCGCGCCAGAGTGCGATGGAGACGATCGGCGCCCGCATGGTGCGCGCCGAGGCGGGCGAGGTCGAGATCCAGCTGCCGTGGGCGCCGCACGTGACCCAGCAGCACGGCTTCCTGCACGGCG
The sequence above is a segment of the Ramlibacter tataouinensis genome. Coding sequences within it:
- a CDS encoding M48 family metallopeptidase, coding for MLKFLQLTLDFLDPAPAASAPAKPAVQPAPLPEPEPAAPPAEPLAAVLAPATFHHPRANRQATLGGTFVAYEFRRRRRRSIGFVVGAEGLTVSAPNWVPLREVDAAVQEKSGWILAKLQAARQRQDKLESARIEWKDGASFPFLGEPVIVVLDPRRGTGAVLNTDAQALPGVPRLTLHVGLPQDAAPEKIRDVVQAWLMRQARRLFTERLDHFAPLLAVQWRKLALSNAGTRWGTAHSDGTIRLNWRLVHFRLPVIDYVVAHELSHLRVMDHSPRFWDTVATVVPDYAQLRGQLKDEAIPGW
- the gmhB gene encoding D-glycero-beta-D-manno-heptose 1,7-bisphosphate 7-phosphatase, which codes for MKLVILDRDGTINADSDEYIKSPQEWEPLPGALEAIARLNHAGWHVAIASNQSGLGRGLFDVATLNAMNAKMHKLLAAHGGRVDAIFYCPHTPEDGCGCRKPLAGLFEQIGERFGVELKGVPAVGDSLRDMQAAVAAGCEPHLVLTGKGAPYRGQPLPDSFPADTRVHEDLAAFAEYLVGRPAPRPQA
- the glyS gene encoding glycine--tRNA ligase subunit beta, encoding MATDNLLVELLVEELPPKALKKLGEAFGATLLEQLRAQGLAGEGSVLTPYASPRRLAAHVTRVADRAADKAVSQKLMPVSVGLDAQGQPTPALLKKLQALGADASAVAGLKRVMDGKAEALFHESTARGATLAEGLQKALAEAIARLPIPKVMTYQLADGWTDVKFVRPAHALVALHGSQVIPVQALGLQAGRVTEGHRFESAGAVSVPDADSYARVLLEQGAVIAGFEERRAEIARQLAAVAAQVGEGARPIEDDALLDEVTALVERPNVLACAFEREFLQVPQECLILTMKANQKYFPLLDAQGRLTHRFLVVSNIRPEDPGAVIGGNERVVRPRLADAKFFFDQDRKKPLESRVDGLAKVVYHNKLGTQGERIERVRALAKVIGAQMGSDELAVHADKAARLAKADLLTDMVGEFPELQGIMGRYYALADGLPAGMADAIEDHYKPRFAGDSLPRGDVGIAVALADKLETLVGLFSIGQLPSGDKDPFALRRHALGIVRILLERDLPLQMDPLIAESLALFPQAPAGTGAQLADFIYDRLAGLLREQGYTAQEVDAVLSLRPQRLGDVVKRLAAVRAFAALPEAPALAAANKRIGNILKKADGPVDPHAAEGLLREEAEKALYAAMRQTAPAAQAQFEAGDYTASLQTLAALRAPVDAFFDGVMVNAEETDLRLNRLGLLATLHRAMNRVADLSRLAA
- a CDS encoding MerR family transcriptional regulator; its protein translation is MATTYTISDLAREFDLTTRAMRFYEDMGLLQPERSGPGGRNRVYSARDRTRLKLTLRAKRLGLSLSEARELIDMYDSPRDTGPQLRKFLAILAQHRKQLEEQLADLQANLDEVKEHEREAKALLGRIGKEAPRARQA
- a CDS encoding lysophospholipid acyltransferase family protein, translating into MAFVRSALHALWMLVTVVPWALWMVLASIWANGEQMYWKAARWLRWQIGAARILCGIEVRVTGMEHLPDGKTSPAILLVKHQSTLETFLMPTLMPHPLAYVFKRELIYIPFFGWAIGRMDMIHIDRRKRAQAFNRVVEQGKRLLAQGIWIIMFPEGTRIPRGRQGTYKTGGTRLAVATGAPVIPIAVSSAKVWPRKAFIKRPGLVDVSIGRPIPSQGRDPDELMRQVETWIEAEMRRLDPEAYR
- a CDS encoding MBL fold metallo-hydrolase, with the translated sequence MNLQEAELNYPLGDTLPAPGRTLEIAPGVRWVRMALPFALDHINLWLLRDELDGQAGWTVVDCCIARDEAKAQWEEVFASSLEGLPVLRVMVTHMHPDHIGLAHWLCQRWTTSEHTCRLWISATDFNAARVASQSTTGFGGAAAADFFASHGLSDPESIEKIRARASYYPSMVPDVPRSFRRLQDGDQVRIGGRDWQCIAGYGHAPEHISLFCPELKLLISGDMVLPRISTNISVYDVEPESNPLQLFLSSIERLRRLPQDTRVLPSHGKPFTGLHRRIDQLHEHHRERLADVLQACAERPRTAAEMLPVLFKRKLDLHQTTFAMGEAVAHLHALWYEGRLRRERGADGVWRFAAG